The following coding sequences are from one Candidatus Poribacteria bacterium window:
- a CDS encoding sigma-70 family RNA polymerase sigma factor, which translates to MEELVTDTTLIESLLEGNIEALGVLFERYRRMVYNVAYRITRSHHDASDVTQETFIKVFKSISRFRGESNVETWIYRIAVNSALNHLRKMERRREEPFDDVPEGEIPPTKRSSDDPGRCLERNELRRAISQAMRKLSPDHRAVVVLHDVEGLTHAEISKILGCSEGTVKSRLHYARKKLRRILKPLVETGI; encoded by the coding sequence ATGGAAGAGCTGGTGACCGATACAACCCTGATAGAAAGCCTGCTTGAGGGGAATATCGAGGCACTCGGCGTGCTGTTCGAGAGATACAGGCGCATGGTGTATAACGTCGCCTATAGAATAACCAGATCCCATCATGACGCCAGCGATGTGACGCAGGAGACGTTCATCAAAGTTTTCAAGTCGATATCCCGTTTCAGAGGAGAATCGAACGTCGAGACCTGGATATACCGGATAGCGGTTAATTCCGCTCTCAATCATCTCCGAAAGATGGAGAGGAGGAGGGAAGAACCGTTTGATGACGTGCCGGAAGGGGAGATCCCGCCGACGAAACGCTCATCCGATGATCCCGGGAGATGCCTTGAAAGGAATGAGCTCAGACGGGCGATATCTCAAGCCATGAGGAAACTCTCGCCCGATCACAGGGCCGTGGTGGTACTACACGACGTCGAGGGACTCACCCACGCGGAGATATCGAAGATATTGGGGTGCTCTGAGGGCACCGTGAAATCTCGCCTTCACTATGCTAGGAAAAAGCTCAGGAGGATTTTAAAACCCCTTGTTGAGACGGGGATATGA
- a CDS encoding class I tRNA ligase family protein, with protein sequence MRQPSWSITKMMKAEEKILKRWEEMEIHKKLAQKTPHGLKYVVHEAPIPVCGITDEIIAARITRDVYLRYKSMTGFNVICSPQWNVFDPRVEKSVLDEQGDAIRGRDGKIDMRKLRKACREKAFELIEGITPTFKRLGIISDWDEKPSLESKFASRTAEAIGCLYDGGYLSNEVKSLHWCVICQEPVDPKESVFGIRKSISAYVRLPLLKGLERFGRKVYLIAFSREMWIFLGSSAVVARNGRYVAMLCEDGVYVDLASSPWIRKLRPKAIKEIDPDELQGVICDHPITGREMPVILTDSWDEEGEGGFSVISPAHSPEDYFIALEHCLEITPIVDDEGRLNELTGDLCESRFDSVEELIRDELRGRGYLIAESRRKAPVLLCPCCGEQTIFKPSVQWFFNSYPISLGRLWGVPMFVIYCNRCEGPVLSEKIGKHIRNSLNRRGVDSWFRLDPGEILPEEISCQRCGCGEFHKAEGTVAPIFAFAVNQAYKLSRRRDRVNVIDLIIEPSPVMERWLPMLKKLMELLYDDALISPIILPVNPPERGEGRDIHDELRSGDIGRLSFFIGRSRAVEMVGNLYGLFEKILEMTRGIEGEFDFAKINPDARSLLTDFDILAGEIMSMYESLRIEEAIEKLSRFTFDRIGSYLESARKEKVFLTLLKEISVDLLKLWAPITPFMAERIWLEMNPENGGSSIFMQMMPLGWMGER encoded by the coding sequence GGCTCAAAAGACACCTCACGGGCTTAAATATGTCGTCCATGAGGCGCCGATCCCGGTCTGTGGCATAACGGATGAGATCATCGCCGCGAGGATAACCAGAGACGTATACCTCAGGTACAAATCCATGACGGGGTTCAACGTGATCTGCTCGCCTCAATGGAACGTGTTCGATCCCAGAGTTGAAAAGAGCGTTCTGGACGAGCAGGGCGATGCGATCAGGGGAAGAGACGGAAAGATCGACATGCGAAAGTTGAGAAAAGCGTGTCGGGAAAAGGCCTTTGAGCTGATAGAGGGGATAACACCGACGTTCAAGAGGCTCGGTATCATCTCAGATTGGGACGAAAAACCTTCCCTGGAGTCGAAATTCGCCTCGAGAACGGCGGAAGCTATAGGTTGTCTATATGATGGAGGCTATCTCTCAAATGAGGTTAAATCTCTGCATTGGTGTGTGATATGCCAGGAACCTGTAGACCCCAAGGAGTCTGTTTTCGGGATCAGAAAATCGATCTCCGCCTATGTAAGATTGCCCCTTTTGAAAGGGCTCGAAAGATTTGGAAGAAAGGTATATCTGATCGCTTTTTCGAGGGAGATGTGGATCTTCCTCGGATCAAGCGCCGTGGTAGCTCGGAATGGAAGATACGTAGCGATGCTATGTGAGGATGGGGTCTACGTGGATTTGGCCTCTTCGCCCTGGATCAGGAAGCTACGGCCAAAAGCTATCAAGGAGATCGATCCGGATGAACTTCAAGGGGTGATCTGCGATCATCCGATAACCGGCAGGGAGATGCCGGTGATTCTCACCGATTCATGGGATGAAGAAGGGGAGGGCGGCTTCTCCGTCATATCGCCCGCTCATAGCCCAGAGGACTATTTCATAGCTCTGGAGCACTGTCTCGAAATAACCCCGATCGTTGATGATGAGGGCAGGCTGAACGAACTGACGGGAGATCTGTGTGAGTCGAGGTTCGATTCCGTGGAGGAATTGATCCGAGATGAGCTTAGGGGAAGAGGATATCTGATCGCCGAGTCGAGGAGGAAAGCGCCGGTGCTATTGTGTCCCTGCTGTGGAGAGCAGACCATCTTTAAGCCTTCCGTCCAGTGGTTTTTCAATTCATACCCCATATCCCTTGGAAGGCTATGGGGTGTGCCGATGTTCGTTATCTATTGTAACAGATGCGAGGGACCGGTTCTCTCCGAGAAGATAGGGAAGCATATAAGGAATTCGCTCAACAGACGCGGGGTGGACTCGTGGTTCAGACTCGATCCGGGGGAAATCCTGCCGGAGGAGATCTCATGTCAGAGATGCGGCTGCGGTGAGTTCCATAAAGCCGAAGGAACGGTTGCGCCGATTTTCGCCTTTGCCGTTAACCAGGCGTATAAGCTTAGCAGGCGCAGGGACAGGGTGAACGTAATCGACCTCATAATCGAACCCTCACCTGTTATGGAAAGATGGCTTCCTATGCTGAAGAAGCTGATGGAACTGCTGTATGATGATGCTCTGATCTCACCTATCATCCTCCCCGTTAACCCGCCGGAACGGGGAGAGGGGCGAGATATCCACGATGAGCTCAGGAGCGGCGATATCGGGAGACTTTCATTTTTCATAGGCCGTTCAAGGGCGGTAGAGATGGTCGGAAACCTGTATGGTCTGTTCGAAAAGATCCTGGAGATGACAAGAGGAATTGAAGGGGAATTCGACTTCGCCAAAATTAATCCCGATGCTCGATCCCTCCTGACGGATTTTGACATCCTGGCGGGAGAGATTATGAGCATGTATGAGTCGCTTAGGATAGAGGAGGCGATAGAGAAGCTGTCGCGTTTTACGTTCGATCGAATCGGCTCTTATCTGGAGAGCGCCCGGAAGGAAAAGGTCTTTCTCACCCTGCTGAAGGAGATATCCGTCGATCTCCTTAAACTATGGGCGCCCATAACACCCTTTATGGCGGAGAGGATATGGTTGGAGATGAACCCTGAAAATGGGGGAAGTTCCATCTTCATGCAGATGATGCCTCTGGGATGGATGGGGGAAAGATGA
- a CDS encoding zf-HC2 domain-containing protein has protein sequence MRLRCRTVRGLLSEYIDGDLPPELHVAISAHLSGCERCRREIEELRRTVELVREEEIPMPSESHFDELWSGITAEIEEVAVHTGFKLYLMRGLRSVRETLEGWGISWKIKYVVVTLALILLSLIVDRTLFRPSVDEILFNTIQRSLSSEKAPFLAIEVPRYSNRPITADYKTGLILRKDKGRFQVMGVMINLKSVQIKDGVLTLVGDIDLSKPPEGDDLPRSDGIPAPELKLKDIALSSPSRVWLSDSPKPRESRLSEKSLLRSMIYADTDAAFANVSIGDLN, from the coding sequence ATGAGATTGAGATGCCGAACCGTTAGAGGACTTCTTTCAGAATACATAGATGGGGATCTTCCCCCTGAACTTCATGTGGCTATATCGGCCCACCTATCCGGATGTGAACGGTGCCGCCGGGAGATCGAGGAGCTGCGTAGGACAGTTGAGCTGGTTAGGGAGGAGGAGATTCCTATGCCGTCTGAATCGCATTTCGATGAACTCTGGTCGGGGATAACGGCTGAAATCGAGGAGGTGGCGGTTCACACCGGATTTAAGCTTTATCTTATGCGGGGGCTGAGATCGGTTAGAGAGACGCTGGAAGGGTGGGGGATATCGTGGAAGATCAAGTATGTCGTCGTTACGCTGGCGTTGATCCTACTCTCTTTGATTGTCGACAGGACTCTGTTTCGCCCTTCAGTCGATGAGATACTCTTCAACACCATCCAGAGATCTCTGAGCTCCGAAAAAGCCCCTTTCCTGGCGATTGAGGTGCCGAGGTACTCAAACCGACCGATCACCGCTGACTACAAGACGGGGCTTATACTTAGAAAGGACAAGGGCCGGTTCCAGGTGATGGGGGTGATGATCAATCTCAAGTCGGTTCAGATTAAGGATGGCGTGCTGACACTTGTAGGTGATATCGATCTGAGCAAACCTCCCGAGGGAGATGACCTCCCGAGGTCGGATGGTATACCTGCGCCGGAGCTCAAACTCAAGGATATAGCGTTATCCTCCCCCAGCAGGGTCTGGCTTTCCGATTCCCCTAAGCCCAGGGAAAGCAGGCTATCCGAGAAAAGCCTGCTTAGATCCATGATATACGCCGATACCGATGCGGCCTTCGCTAACGTCTCAATAGGAGATTTAAACTAA
- the lspA gene encoding signal peptidase II, producing MKRIYLLLAIAIPITVLDQIAKWIVRSNLKPWESKPIIPGFLYLSHVANRGAAFGIMRGLSWLLIPISILAIVFIFLYYKAYRKDVWMRISLGFLLGGALGNLIDRVRLGYVVDFVDLRWWPSFNLADASVCIGAILLAYRLGFRKVKEDEEKWRDINA from the coding sequence ATGAAACGAATTTATCTGCTTTTAGCCATAGCGATTCCCATAACGGTGCTGGATCAGATCGCAAAGTGGATCGTGCGGTCGAACCTTAAGCCTTGGGAATCAAAGCCGATCATACCCGGATTCCTATATCTCAGCCATGTGGCGAACAGAGGCGCTGCCTTTGGCATAATGAGGGGATTGAGCTGGCTTTTGATACCGATATCTATCCTCGCGATCGTCTTCATATTTCTCTACTACAAGGCATATCGGAAGGATGTGTGGATGAGGATCTCCCTGGGGTTCCTCCTGGGAGGAGCTCTGGGAAACCTTATCGATAGGGTGAGGCTTGGATATGTCGTGGATTTCGTTGACCTCAGGTGGTGGCCTTCCTTTAATTTGGCGGATGCTTCCGTATGCATCGGGGCTATCCTCCTAGCATATAGACTCGGCTTTAGAAAGGTGAAAGAGGATGAAGAAAAGTGGAGGGATATCAATGCGTAG